AAAGCATCAATGAATAGAATCAAAATTCAATtctaattttgattttgaaaataaattgaaattcaatTTGGTTCGGGTTTTTCGAAAAATCGATTCGAATAAAACCGCACACGCCCTAGCTGATTATCAACTCGGCAACTCCCTTTATGACCAACGCTAAAAACCCTAGTATAAATTACACTTTCCCCTTTTCCTTCACCCAAAATTAACGCCGCTTTCTGACTAACGCCGCTTCCTTGTTCTCCAGAGCTAAGGCTTCTCTGCATCTGCAGCGATGGTTAATCCCATCTCTCTCACTCTCTATTTTAAGAAAGCAACGATCTTTTTCTGCGTCACTGTGAACTAATCGTTAGAAATGATGAAAATTGCAGGGTAAGGGAACAGGGAGTTTTGGTAAGAGGAGGAACAAGACCCACACCCTTTGTGTCAGGTGTGGCCGCCGGAGCTTCCACCTCCAGAAGAGCCGTTGTGCTGCCTGTGCTTTCCCTGCTGCTCGCAAGAGGAAGTGTATGTATATGAACTCCTTGGTTACTGCTTATTTTCTATTCTTTAATTACTGTATGCAATACACAAACCTGCTTTTTGACATGTATAATTGGGTAGGAAGTGATGTTTTTGTCAAGCTGATGCCCGTCCCTATATGCCTATGTTATCATGTAGTGTGTTCAATTATTAATGATTTTTGTTGAGTATGTGAATTTGTTTGTTCTGGATTTGTTGTTAGCATGTCATTATGTGACTAGCAATTATGTGACTAGCAATTATGTGACTAGCAAACTTTGCATCTATAAGGAAACTAGTCGTTCAATTTGTGCCTATGTCCCCTCCtctatggtcatgtttatgaatGAAGATATCACTAATTTGATATGATAGTCAATTTTGTATCCAAAGATTGATACTTTTGCATGCTTGTTTATGGCTCATACGATATGATATGGCTCTGTGTCTTTGTATGTGAAAAATTATATCATCTTCTATGTACATTTGGATTTGTAGGCGATACAAGCCCTGTCTCAACTCCATTTTTTGTAGGCATAGGTGTATGTAGAAGTTTGTCAAATGTGTAGCCAAAGCCATTGGCCAATGTCTTGATTGGCTTTAAGTGTGCAGTATACTTGGTGTGTATTTTACTTTGCTTGTAACAAGATTACATATTTTTTTGATGTGGTTTTCAGATAATTGGAGTGTGAAGGCCATTAGAAGAAAGACAACTGGAACTGGAAGAATGAGATACCTGCGTCATGTACCTCGCAGGTTCAAGAGTGGTTTCAGAGAAGGTAAATGATTTTGGTTGGTTGAATTTTTACCTCCACACCTATGCTATGGTCTGGCTAAAAGTTCCCTTGGTTGTTCTATTTTGTTTTGACTCATTTTTGGCTCTTTGTTCAGGCACTCAAGCAGCACCAAGGAAGAAGGGAGCTGCAACATCTGCTTAAGGGTAGAGGTCATTGTGGGCAGATATTGGATGTCCTATTACAGGTTTAGTCAACAATTATGTATTGGGACAAATTATGAGCAGAATTTGGATATCCTATTATAGATTTAGTCAACAATTATGTGTtgagatatttttttatgagaACATTGTTTGATGGTTGTTATTCACATTTGATGCTATTTAGTGTAGTAGTTTTTTTTTACTGtagttttgtttttttaatgggGATTTTGAAACTTTTGACAATTTAATTACCTGATGACCATCATAAGTTTTATTGTTTGCCTTGATATATAATACTATGTGCAAACCTGTACCAAATTCAGGTTTCAATGCCCAAAGTAACACAATGTAACAATTCTTTTTTGTTTATGTGTGTTGCCATATTAATGGTGTGGATTGAATCTATAAGTTGTGCAATTTAAGCTACTCTCTGTTTGTATTGGCTTGAAGTTAATGCAGCAGAGCTTGAACACATTAGAGACCAACTTAGAATCGTCTTTGTTAGGGAAGATTAGGCATATACAATATGTTTATTGATAGGATTTCTGAGTGGTTTAAGGTCAGGAGGAACCCCTTCACAGTTTGCAATTCAATTTTTCTCAAAGGCAGTTTAACTCTTACTCTGTGAAATTGCTATTATTTGATAAATAGAACTGTTAAAGCAAATTCATGCACACTAATGAAGTGATTGGTTTCAGATGTTTTCTTTTCTCCCTTAGCAAAGAAGTTCGTCATTAGTGATGTGGCAGTTGTGGTCAACTTTGAGTGTTTTGGGGACACGGAAAAACTTATCTAGATTGAGTTTACCTGAATCTAAAATGATAGTGGGGCCATATGAAATCCTATACTTGGACACTGCAGGTCTATATAGACCTCGACTGAATTTATGTTTGATGAAGGGTTTGTAGAACCTCAATGCCTGATGAACTAGGTGGTGTCTTTTGAAGCTACCACTGCTCGAGTGTCATAGCAAGTTGCTCTTTTACTGTTTAGTATTTGCTTGAAAGATGTGATTTGGATTCGATGGTTGCCTCGCTCTATCCTTTGGTTGAAGTACTCTGATGGATCCATCCATTCTCAAATTTCAGGGGGTATTTGGTGGTGATATTGTTGGTTTTGGTGCCTGGCAGGAGGTTTTGTAGCTTGAAGGTTTCCATTTAGCTTCTGTCAAAGAGTTTTTGCGGGGAGATGCTGGAGTGACATAATTAACAATGATATCTTTGATTTTGGAACAATGCTGAGACTTTGGTCTATGTATTCAGAAGATGTTACTTTTAGAGCCGGAGGTGACTATGACTCATATTTTATACGGTGGCCAATTCTGcatattgatattatataaaaaagttaataatttaaatatcattaaaGAAATTGTTTTTTGGAGTTAATTATTAGCACCATtaatcttattttattaattctttatCAAATGTATCCTACAGATACTGTTTTTACCGATTAAATTATTATGCTACATTTTAATAGAGATTTGCTATGAAGGAATAAGCGATAATAtcctttccaaaaaaaaaagtaatattcttttattattattattattataaaaatgataGAAATTTAGAATAAGTGAAAAAATGTAAAttctaaaattgaaaaatgacaTACTTAAATTTATCTGTTTTATACTAAATAATACacgtaatattttttatttttatttttaagttatattttcatatattactaattaatatgtctataataaatataatttattatctttattattacaatttgtatatatctttttaatttttttctatttctattagtatattatcttttaattttctataaattttttaatatgatgtgttaatcataataaaataaaattttaatatgtttttatacattttaaattttatttctatatatattaaatacaatttattatttttaccatTACTATTAATGTAtgactttttaatttctttctattatttttaatataataaatataatttattatattgattTTCATTATTATGTAAGTTTTTGATTTTctactaatttttaatataatatagtattaatattgaaagtttattgtattttttattttaataataaataaaatattaaattatatttataaaaattatatatattgacAATAATTCCATAACAAAAGATTATATAAAAAGTTTTTATTATCCTCAGTAGGTTTTGTTTattgatttgataattttttgaaaccatatctaatataatctaattaaccAATGCTATATATATTTTCCTTATGAATAACTAATATAGAATAAGtatatataatcaattaaaattattataaaaaattattaactaatataaaataaatatatataattaattaaaattattataaaaaatgttaaattgtgataaagtataaaataattaaaaaattaataaaactaatcgtataaaatattaacaaattaaaattttatttaatttaaataattaaaaaaatatataaacataaataattaaaatataatgaaaagtAAAATAGTATTTCCGATATTCTAAATCAAATCGTTGTTAATAttgaaaaactaaattattaaatctgaattattataatttattctattaataattgtgataattttagttttttcacTCTCTgtaaaaatataactttttcaTTCTATATAAAACTTATATAGTACAATCTATATTCTATATACTTCTTTATATAATTCTCTCCTCTATTTTCAAATAACTAGTATTTTCtttctaatatttaatatgGGATGCATGACTACATAACTCGCTAACCAACTCAACCCTATGTTGGGATTGTTTAATTCAAATTCAAGCATATTTTGAATAAATCATTATATTCTTTCTTCACCGTAAAATATATCTAAGTTATAATTGTTGTGAAATCATtcgtattattataaaatagttTTGGTCTAATATGATtgatacattaaattttataattcaaaaaaGTGACATATTTACAAGAGTATTGTAATAAAGCAGATGATTCTCCTCCTTCATCGCTCACTagagtttaataaattttatttttttaaaaatataattttttaaatgaaatttattattaaatattaataatataggataataagtattaaattttttaattttctttatacaATTAAGTTTGATGAGAATGATTTTATCCTCTATTagcatttgaaatttttaaattttttactctaAAATTGTAAATGAtgcatattaattaaatttttaattctccaccacaattttatatatttaatcaatatataaaataaagtatattgataaaattaaacattttatattgtaatttttttcttatattattttaaattttaagagataaaataaaatgttaggATCCATTCTCCATCGATAatgatttcaattttaaaatctaGATATAAAAGATGAAATGTTTTGCTCctcaataaataaaatgaattcatacaaaaaatattatttaataaagtaactttatatgattttatataataataatataaaaaattttaatggcCGCCATCCTTAATTAACAAAATTTGTATAAATTATGAATATGATTGATAATAATTACATGTGATTTTTATTGTTCATAAAGATGTTAATttgttaactttttttaaattacaaagaGAAGAATATCAAATTAAGTAACGTGAATACGGATGAAGTATAAGgtaatattttcaatatatataatcCAAAACAAACCATCTGAAtccacaaacaagccacatagatcatattcaaaattcataacaaaaaacaaaaaagaaaaaagaggtcCTAGAAGGGAagtatttttttcttttgataaataaaatacacGTAGATAGAGAGTGAAAACTAAACTGGACTACAAGTTAAAACCACGATGAATCTAACGAGAGTTCTTTAGCCTGTACAAACCCTATATACACATTCACATATTTTAATGTGAGATCTGAATGATTCCGTCTTTTAGCAAATAGAATGCACATATAGATTAGGAATAGAATAGTATCACAAATTAAAGCTATGGCGATTCTAACGAGGGTTCTGGA
This sequence is a window from Manihot esculenta cultivar AM560-2 chromosome 4, M.esculenta_v8, whole genome shotgun sequence. Protein-coding genes within it:
- the LOC110612981 gene encoding 60S ribosomal protein L37-3, which codes for MGKGTGSFGKRRNKTHTLCVRCGRRSFHLQKSRCAACAFPAARKRKYNWSVKAIRRKTTGTGRMRYLRHVPRRFKSGFREGTQAAPRKKGAATSA